The genomic region AATTTCCATCATGATCAATGGGGTAATCCTATTCCTTACCATTATACATATATGGAGCCAGTAGCAGGTTCCCCACCACTGCATATTTTTGGTGCAGCAGAACACGGTACTATCAATCTTTTCAACAATTTTCAAAGACCAATCCCTTATGGTTATGGTGGTGCTGTGACAGAACAATTGAGAAATGAGCCACATATTCCGCTGGAGTACCTTAAGGAGAAGGAATGGAGACTCCAACGAGATCCTACATACATGGGAAATTAACACTCCCTCATCTTAAACTCTTATTCCATGTTTTCATAATTGTAATATAAGTATCCTAACTGATAATTACATCAGTGTGACTAGTTTCCAGGACTTGAACCCGTGATCTTCACGTCACACGGAGACGACCCAACTGTTTCTCCAGGACTCAAATAAACACTTGAATATAAAAAAAGAACTGCACAAATTTCTATGTTTAGAAACTAGAGTGGTTGGTATTAGATATCTGAGCCACACTACTATAAAAAATTGATCAAAACAAAGGTGATTTTCACCAAACAGattgaagaaaataaaagcaatataAAGTAATTATAGAGTTGGCTTTGGGCTTCCTCTTACTTATGATTATCTATATTTACTAGGCATTTTAACAAGATAAGTGAAAACTTACGATAGCAGTGACGCCATTGAAAGCTTCTTTCAACGAATCACCCGAAAGGAGGTTCCCTGTTTACAAAAAAACAATTGAGATATATTAGGCCATAATAGCACCGTGAAAAATGCAGAGTCcacaaggaaaataaagaaattgaaaagCATACCTTTATTCCAGATGACATTGGTAGCCCATGAATCATGCAAAGATGACCTGCGATACCTGCAATAAGTAAAACACAAAATGAGTGGCATGAAATTGCACCAAACAAACAATTCTAATGAGAATGAAAGTGGGATTTAGAACCTGCTAAGATTGGCAAAGGACAAACCGCGATCTAAGTCTTCTCTACAAATATGTAAGCCAACAAATCCATTGCCTCCCAACACAAGCAACTTGAATTGCATTGAGTACATATTAGGTTAAACTTACACAcacaaaattaagtaaaatagagtGAAAATAAATGCCGGTAGTAGAATAGAATGAACACCTTGTCTATTGAGGGCGGAGGTATGTTTACCGTTTCAGCTTCTTTGACCTTGAAGGGTTCATCAACCTCATTACTGTGTTTAGTAAAAGTGCATGCTCTCTAAGTCAAGATTTGAATAACACCAACTCATTCCCCCAACATAAGGAAAGAAGTTACAACTCCAAGATGCATGAAAATGCATAACCGAAGAATAACTAACTGATTAACTGATGCAACCAAAATTACACATCTTTCTTTTGATTCAAAATCAAAAGAACCAGGGAAATTTTGTTAGCTCTAACTACCAAAATAATTCTGAATGCTTATGTTGATATGCACATAATAAGATTATTTGGTTGGAACAAAATGCGCGCACCTTTAATGACAAATTTTCTGAATAgctttaaataaatatattaaagtaTCATTTATTATCAAGTTTTTTAACATCAGAACAATCAACTAACAAATATATCACACTAACAATTAACCTTTTACAAATATAAATTTTAAGGAGATTTTTAGAACGTACCTGCCTAGAACAACAATGgcggagagaaagagagagagagagagtcgaGAAGAGGCACAATGACGACTGAGAGAGCAGAACCACAAACAAGAGAGAGCAGAGCAAAGAAGCAACGGCCGCAAGGAGCAAGAGAGTAGAATAATATTACAACTATTACCTTCAATTGTTCAATTTGTTCAGAATAGATAAAATTGATCAGAATAGGTGAAAAAGCCCTAACAGAGTAGATGAAATTGATCGGAATCTGGATTAGGGAAGACTACCTGCTTGAGAAATTGATGAAAACGACCGCGACGATGCTGAGATACCAGAAGACGAAGGCAATGGCGTCGCGAGCTAAAGACGATGGCGACGGCGCAAAATACAACGACGATGGCGCCGAGATCTCAAAGATGAAGGCGGCGGCGCAACGAACTCAATCGACGACGAAGACCCTGCGAGGAGAGGTGCTTCCGACGGTGGTTACATCGGTAACTGTGTGAGAAGATGAGAATGTTATAGGGTCAGTGAGGGtagaataatttaataattattttattttatttaaattagtgaccgatttttgcgattaattaattttaacagtATTTTTTATTAGTCACTAATTCAGTCGCTAAGGATTAAATTTACAACCAATATAATGACCACGATTTAATGACAGAATTAGCGACCAAATTTTTCCACCCTATTTATTCTATCGGttgcaaaatcggtcgctaaataaaAATAGCGATCGATTTTGTAACCAATCATTTTAAATCAGTATTTATAGTTGGTTGCTAAATCGGTTGCTACCTTAACTATTAGCAATCCATTTAGCGACCACCGACTTAGCGACCAAGTTAGCGACTAACTTTATGTTACTCATATAACAAATTTAttcggtcgctaaatcggtcgctattagGGACCGATTCCTTGGGTCACTAAAATCGATCGCTGAATACAATTTTAGCAACCGATTTTTTTCTAGTCCTAAAAATCCTATATCAGTTGCTAATTAATCGCTATTAGCAATCACTTTTTTCGGTCGCTATTCTAataatttcttgtagtgaaatAGAAGTTTCAACTTTAGGAATTAGAACAATGTATGTCTCAAAAATTGTAGGATTTAAAATCTCTCTCAAAGATTCTCTTGACTAAACCCTACATATCATAGTTCAAAGAATTTCAAAACTCCTTATAAAACAGGGCTTGAAAACCATCTAgtacttattaattttttattattattctatcATTAGATTCTTATGCTGGTTAAGAACAAAGGAACCTAAATACCAACTGTACAATATAAACAACGTGATTTTATGGTTGGATTATAATAAGACCAAAAGCCACTTATATTTGAGGCTTGCAACTCACTCATTAATTACTCATCTAACCCCTTAGAATTATGGGAATATGATAAACCCAAGTGGTTAATAACAATTAATAATAATCGAATAATCAACTATAATGAAAACATGTCATTATCCCCAACCCCATTCATAAATCAAACATCAATTTTGCTAAATTCACTCAGTTGCCAAAATGGATCAAGCTAATAAGCACAACACTTGtattagtataattaattttcaaaagcaTGTAACAATTATAGGTTATTGGAATTGCTTAAAGAATTTTACATTAAGCTAAAGGAGGAGCGAAACTGGTGTGACAATCCCTTCTATGAACACGAATAGAGTGACAACTAATGATATCAGATAAATTTTGATACATTGTTCTCTTTTGCAAAACATCTAGAAGTCTTGTTTTATCTTCTTTTAAAAGTCTCCGTGCAATGTTAACTAAAAATTGTTGACCTTTTCCAAGATAAGATTACTTGGGAGGAGAGGAGAGAGTCTTCAATAGGGACTTTCATCTTCAGGTTACTAATAGGACTGCCTTGACAATCTCAGACTACTCAGGTTGTTTAGAAACAAAAACTGAGAATGggatttaatattatatttagtAGCTAAAAACTGaaattaacatttttaattttggaacacttggatcctctaaattttaaatttgtactttagaggataaagtgtgatcttctacccttgaatgatttctctctcatatttatttttggtcccacctataaaataaatggtgagagatcacattttactatctaaagtgaaattcaaactttagagaattCAAATCCCAAAATTTTAACCTCTTTAACATTTTTAAAAAATGGGACAGAGGAGACTGAAATTTGTAGGGACGGTCATTGAaacttttataatatttttttaaaaattactcTCAGATAACTTTTCAAATTATAAATCTATCCCCTTAGTCTAACATGATACTGAAACATAACTAAGGTCCAGTTTgagtaaacaacttaattaagttctttttgaaaaaatagcttaaacaataaatgactatattaaaaatagcttataaataaggtattttgtgtttagatttttagttctaaaagtgcttattttaaaagaaatgtgataaaaaaattattatgagaaaaataatttttttaaaaacttttttataaaattttaaatagcttcttagaaagttgcaatttgatTATGAAAATTGCACTaaatattaatactattattttttataagtcaaaagttaaaaaaaaattactttttgaaGCTTCCCAAATGGGTTCTAAagttttcaaattcttatttGTGTTCTTTTGCCACTTTACTAGCTTGTGCTTACATTGCTTTGGTTTCCAAAATAGTTTATAGagtaaatgaccatttgtacccatgaaagatacaAACACTGATAAATATAACCATAGAAGAAGGAAACTTACCTTGTAACCATGGAAGATGACTTCCGTGTGCCAGAAATACCCTGACCTTGGTTACGCACATGGTCCGTTAATATCCGAACCTACGTGGCAACAAAACCACTCCAAGCCTATCTACGTGTAATCCAACGTATACCTCTACAAAAACTGAAACCCTAGCATACCTTTCTTATTCCTTTCTTCTCCAATGTTTACTCTAACCCAGAAATTGAAACCATTTCAtttttgtttcttcctcaaacATAAACACTGACAAAGAAAAATCCTCTAACCCCTGGCCATGTCTCTGCGCAAATGTAACTCTGCCATAAGTAATGTAAGTTGCAACAATACTTCGAgttcaaggaagaagaaggaaaagaagcttGATGGGAGATGCTTCTGTGGACTGGAGGTTGTGTTAATGGAATCTGGCACGGTAACAAACCCAAATAGATGGTTCATCCGATGTCCTCTCTGGAAGGTAATGGCTTAgcatctttcttttttcttttcttttttgtgaaggttccattttttttttaattttcgttgACAGTTGGATGGGCATGGGTATTTTAATTTTTCAGACAAGAGACTGCAAATACTTTATGTGGGTGGATGAGATCGAAGAAGGTTGGGAAGGTCTTGCAAGATCATTAGCTAAAAGAAATACAGAGCATTGTGATGTAATATGTGAAGATGGGTTGACAATCACTGCAGTTAAAAGGGAGAATCAAGAAAGCTTCTCCATGATTGCAAGGAAAATGAAAAAACTCAGGGCCGAAGTTAGAACAAGTAGAGTGTTGCTTGTAACTATAGCATTGGTGGCTGTGTTTTGTTTAACTTGTAATTTGTATTTAGTGATAAAAATATAGGATTAATGTAATCTGGAGATTGTTGTTTATGAGCATTGTTTATTGTTAAGAATGACAAACAAGTTTGAACCAATTCAGTTTGTTATATTTGATAGGAGTAGTCATGAATGATTAATTAGATGGCATAGATAGTCATGTGTATTTGCTTTATTTGACTAAACAGGTCCTGTAAGATTAATGAGATGATGTCTAAAATGTGCATTTGTCATGTATTAATTCCCGTCGTACAAAACTGCAACACAAGTTTATAATTCTATAACACTGTCTTTAAAGGTTAAAACAAACTTCAGCTTGTGATACATTGTGGATTCATAGAGAAACACAAGAGTGTAGTATTTGTTAAAGAGTACCTCATATtaccaaaataaaattaaagagtCTAGAGACTGTGCTCAGAACATCATAACAACAGAATGAAACAGAAGAGTCTGTCATCTCTCTTGATTACATGAAACATACCAAAAAAATAAGCCTAAAAGTCTAATTCAGATTAAAACAATATTGAAGTAATACAGCAAAACAATTAGTTCTCATCAACTAAACAACTATGATTTTGGAGTTGAGTTGCTGCTCCCGCTTGAAACAACATTACTGGGTCCACTAGAAGTTCCTCTGCCTCTGACCGTTGTTCCTCTGCCTCTAACAGTTGATGGTGCACCAGGTGTAGGCATAAATTACATAAAACGTGTGGTTGTCCCAGCACTAGAACCTTTCATTGTTTGAGGTGTAACCATTGGTGCTGTTTCTAAGTTAGTTGTAGGAGGGTTGGTAGAAGGAGGTCTGGTAGATGGTGAAACAGTTGGAGGAGGTCTCTTAACACTTCTCTTTTTAGCAGGCTTTTTTATTATTGTAGGGTTCGGTGGGGGATTTGGTTGAGTTTCCTAGAGTTGATACAAGAAACAATAGATTAGTGATTGCAGAATGTTACATAGTTAATGACAAATGAAATGAAATGACACTTACAACTGCAACTTGTGGGGCTGCTAAACCACTTCCCTCACTAGTGCCTGCTGCTGCTGCCTCAGCATCTGCAGCTTCCAAAGTTTCCTCCCAATACATTTCGACCAAAACATCAGAATCTTCATCCCCCGCATTTACATGCTCCTGAGGTGTACCGCTTCCACTAGCCATtgcttctttcctctttttgcaACTTCTCTTGTTGTGACCCAGCTACAATCGAAATAGGAAATTGTAATAACATCATTTTAATTGCAGACAATATAGTTACATGCACACAAAATAGGAAATTGTTATAATGTAAATTGCACAATGATTAAAGAAGATACCTGCAGACAGTATTTGCAGACAATagttccatattttcttttcattctatGAGgatcagagatctcaataggacCATCATTCCTCTTGTCTCTCTTAAGGGAAGGTCTCCCAATGGGTTTCTTATAGCGAGGTGGTAGAATAGGCAACGTATCTAGCTTCTCCCAAAACTCTTTGCTTTGCCCATCGCTCTATAGATTTTTCTTTCATTAATCAGCACATCATACTCATTTCTGAAGAATTGGTCAGCCTCCCTTACTGTCAGATTTGGTTGGACTcttattctctcttctaattcATCTACAACCCATTTTCTGTTAGCTGACTTACAATGGTTATCTCTGCTGCAAGTGTGTTCATTGACAAACATCTTGACCTGATAACTCAAGGAAAATAACCTCTTAGCACAATATATTTGTCACGGACATTCATCATCATAGCAAATTGCTTTGCTTCTAGTTGAGTCACATCGAGGAAATAATATGCTCCTTCTAATGTTAATGTTAAACTTTCGAACTGCCTTCCTGAAATGGCTGAGAGTTTCAAACTCCATCCCCAACTCCAACCGGACTTGGCTAACAGGAGCATCAGCATTGCTTTGAGGAAAGACTGGAGGCTGATCAGCATCTTCATCACTTGCTATGCTTCTCAATTCTTCGGATTCATAACAATGGTATCCAGCATTTTCATCTGAAAATTCTTCTGACTCAACAGGCACATAGATGGATGGAGGCTTGTCAGGATCAGGATTGGGTATGAAGGATTGTCCAGTTGGGGGAGGCCTTTTTGCTGATCTTCTCTTGCTCACCTTAGGTCTTCCCTCAACCTGCTCATCTGTGTTGGTCTGATTGTTTTGAGGAGTACTGTTAGTATCAGATGGTGGGACTAGGTCTGATTTAGGGTTTGATTGTGAAAGTGGGTTTCTATATGGCTGTGGAATGTATTGGGTTACTTATTCAGCTGCTTGGGCCTCGTTCTCACTAGATAATGAGACAAAAAATGTATTTGGAGATGTTGAACCAGCAGTATGTATTGGTTGCTGCTCTTGTTCAATGGGATTTTGTGAAGGCTGTGATTGATTGGAAGGTGCCTCATATGGTTGCACAAGTGTTGTGGGAGGCTGAGACATCTATTTTGCTGGAGATATTTGTTGGGCCACATTAACAATATCCTCCTCTTGGGACTCAACCTCAATCTGGCTGCTTGCTTCATGGACCTCTTTCCTATTCTGGACCTCACCATCCATAAGTCTTCTTCTTGGAGTCTTCTTTGGAGTTGGATTTCTCTTAGCACAAGTCTTCAATCTCACCTTTGATGGAGTAATATTCTCTTCAACAATAACAGGATCATTTACAGGGTGCTCTGTGTATAAGTAAATTCTGTTACCATTCTTCACAGCAGCCTCATACAACTTAACTATGTCCATATCAACCCTTAACAATTTTAACCCATTATCAAGCTCCTTACCAGGTTCTAGCCAATAAAAATCAGTAATGGATGTATATCCAATGTCCCTTAGCAAATCATTTATGAAAAATCCATTGAGAGTATCCACATTAACCCTTTCAATCTCTGTTACTTCTCCACCAACATACCCAAGCTTCTCACATGGACCTCGCTCAAATCTCCCCCTATGATTAATACACAGAGTAATATGCACAGTGGCCATCCCTGCAACCAATACAGTATAGATGTAAGGTACCATCCCATGTAATTACAGACAGCAACATAGCAATTGAAAATCTAATCCTAACCCAAAAATTCTGAAAATATTCTAAGATGGAAAAACTGGTAATGACATATCTCTGTTCTCTGTAGAGTAACGATGGTAAAATTATGGATAGTGGACAACGAGATGCATACAACAATGGTGGGCTACGGGTAGTGTGGACGGCGAGATGCAGACAATGGTGGCCTGCAGGTAGTGAAGCAACGACTTGATTAAACTAGAGAAATGTCTCTGTTGCGAAATGGAGGTACTCTGGTCTTCTTCTTCGATTTGGAATGGCAATGGTGACAACAATGGAGCTCTGCTACGGCACAGAGAAGGTGTAAGggtttttttctatttcttaataaaaaaatgGGTTACACGTAGATAGGTTTGGAGTGGTTTTGTTGCCACATAGGTTCGGATATTAACGGACCAAGTGCGTAACCAAGGTCAGGGTATTTCTGGCACACGGAGGTCATCTTCCATGGTTACAAGGTGAGTTTCCTTCTTCTATGGTTACATTTGACAGCGTTTGTATctttcgtgggtacaaatggtcatttactCATAATTTATACAGTGGGAAAACTACTCGTGTTCCATACCTCCCTCCtggatttggatcttctaaagtttaaattttattttagaaagtaaagtgtgatcttctacccttGAATGATTTCTCTTTCATATTAATTCTTGGTCCCAtctatgaaataaatggtgagagatcacactttactctctaaagtaaaattcaaactttagaagatTCAAATCCCTCCTGTAGTATTCTTGTGGCATCTTTTTAGCATTGCTTTTTTAGTCCCAAAACATCTTTCTCTGTTGTTCTTCTTTTG from Arachis ipaensis cultivar K30076 chromosome B02, Araip1.1, whole genome shotgun sequence harbors:
- the LOC110268762 gene encoding uncharacterized protein LOC110268762, with protein sequence MSLRKCNSAISNVSCNNTSSSRKKKEKKLDGRCFCGLEVVLMESGTVTNPNRWFIRCPLWKTRDCKYFMWVDEIEEGWEGLARSLAKRNTEHCDVICEDGLTITAVKRENQESFSMIARKMKKLRAEVRTSRVLLVTIALVAVFCLTCNLYLVIKI
- the LOC107628209 gene encoding uncharacterized protein LOC107628209 — protein: MVPYIYTVLVAGMATVHITLCINHRGRFERGPCEKLGYVGGEVTEIERVNVDTLNGFFINDLLRDIGYTSITDFYWLEPGKELDNGLKLLRVDMDIVKLYEAAVKNGNRIYLYTEHPVNDPVIVEENITPSKVRLKTCAKRNPTPKKTPRRRLMDGEVQNRKEVHEASSQIEVESQEEDIVNVAQQISPAK